Proteins found in one Acidobacteriota bacterium genomic segment:
- a CDS encoding DUF1579 domain-containing protein: MNALDRLAACAGRWKGPNRLHDPHTGRPEDTESTLVLATLLGGKFIRVDYTWSYQGAAQEGSILIGYDSERGKATAHWIDSWHMSDCVMACEGAVEDDGSVAVRGSYAAPPGPDWGWRIVLRLADGPGLHLVMYNVTPDGQEALAVEATFARAAPEHSSPAALPTPGPTL; encoded by the coding sequence ATGAATGCACTGGACCGGTTGGCGGCGTGCGCGGGGCGCTGGAAAGGTCCGAACCGCCTGCACGATCCGCACACCGGCAGACCCGAGGACACCGAGTCAACGCTGGTGCTGGCCACGCTGCTGGGTGGCAAGTTCATCCGCGTGGACTACACCTGGAGCTATCAGGGCGCCGCGCAGGAGGGTTCGATACTGATCGGATACGACTCCGAACGGGGGAAGGCGACGGCGCACTGGATCGACTCCTGGCACATGTCGGACTGCGTGATGGCGTGCGAGGGGGCCGTCGAAGACGACGGATCCGTCGCGGTGCGAGGCAGCTACGCGGCGCCGCCCGGTCCGGACTGGGGATGGCGGATCGTGCTGCGGCTGGCCGACGGCCCGGGATTGCACCTCGTCATGTACAACGTGACACCCGATGGCCAGGAGGCCTTGGCCGTAGAGGCGACTTTCGCGCGTGCAGCCCCGGAGCATTCCAGCCCGGCCGCGCTGCCCACGCCAGGGCCCACGCTTTGA
- a CDS encoding type II toxin-antitoxin system HicB family antitoxin, giving the protein MDFAYPARLERELDGHYTVTFPDLPDAITQGEDRDDALAMAADCLAETIGARIVDRADIPAPSPPEPEQVRVVVPVHVAVKGALYVAMKEEGMSMSDLARVLKGQHLQVRRLLDPGRASSMKRIDQALSALGRHVCVSLDSRDRRGGTRQ; this is encoded by the coding sequence ATGGACTTCGCTTACCCGGCCCGTCTTGAACGCGAACTCGACGGTCACTACACGGTGACCTTCCCGGACTTGCCGGATGCAATCACGCAGGGCGAGGATCGAGACGATGCCCTTGCGATGGCCGCCGATTGTCTTGCGGAAACCATCGGCGCACGCATCGTGGACCGCGCTGACATTCCCGCACCGAGTCCCCCGGAGCCAGAACAAGTACGTGTTGTGGTCCCAGTTCACGTCGCGGTCAAGGGGGCGCTTTATGTCGCGATGAAGGAAGAAGGCATGAGCATGAGCGACTTGGCTCGGGTGCTCAAGGGGCAGCATCTTCAGGTTCGACGCCTTCTCGACCCCGGCCGAGCATCCAGCATGAAACGCATCGACCAAGCCTTGTCAGCCCTCGGGCGCCACGTATGCGTCTCGCTTGACTCCCGAGACCGGCGCGGCGGAACGCGGCAATGA
- a CDS encoding HigA family addiction module antidote protein, protein MLNPPHLGKLIRESMDDVGWNVTETAMRLGCERGTLSRLLNGKAGVSANMALALEDIGWGTADHWMRMQASYELAQARRDRTAAEHRMRALHA, encoded by the coding sequence ATGCTGAATCCGCCGCACCTGGGCAAACTGATCCGCGAGAGCATGGACGACGTGGGCTGGAACGTGACCGAGACGGCGATGCGGCTCGGCTGCGAGCGAGGAACGCTATCGCGCCTGCTGAACGGCAAGGCGGGCGTGTCGGCGAACATGGCGCTGGCGCTGGAAGACATCGGCTGGGGCACCGCCGATCACTGGATGCGAATGCAAGCGAGCTACGAGCTTGCGCAGGCGCGGCGCGACCGGACGGCTGCGGAACATCGCATGAGGGCGCTGCACGCTTGA
- a CDS encoding autotransporter domain-containing protein codes for MQRRTDAPVSGHEHERLPAARPCRRQRDAPAGSLASAGVLCAALCVAVLGSGGAAFAQTTTDIWTATLTVGSSTTDPALLGWSYYADEFDNDNLTDRDFRYAGDDWRLSDLTLSSTDSKLLLDFIRPGTSPGVLTSLVLHIGRDTFDLGRVDKDNYPDARFHWFNTGLSWSAGDTYVVKLTETTDSHPEPPTLSIDDAAPVTEGQPAEFTVRLSAPSGTAVTVSYATVDGTAAAGSDYAATSGTLRFEPGETSQTITVTTLDDSDSEVDETFTLTLSAASGATIADGTGVGTIADNEPPTLSIDDAAPVTEGEPAEFTVRLSRTNGAAVSLTYTTVDGTAAAGWDYTATSGTLRFEPGETSQTITVTTLDDGDPEADETFTLTLSAASGATIAGGTGMGTITDNEPPTLSIDDAAPVTEGEPAEFAVRLNRTNGAAVSVSYATMDDTAAAGADYTAASGMLRFEPGETSQTITVTTLDDDESEVDETFTLALSAASGATIAGGTGVGTIIDNEPPTLSIDDAAPVTEGEPAEFTVRLSKTSEAAVSVSYATVDGTAAAGADYTAASGMLRFEPGETTRAVVVTTVVDDLLESAEEFTVELNSPSGATIADASGTGAISDDPARRTELVSQVILPEMGRALAFSAVRCRIDEEVGRRPPPRRGSVAPWPDLSFLAEQRPGRRDATGTRQPTLEQAFDGSLFLTQSQEEDSGGRFAAWGCADYQNLSGGSGPGSVNWNGDVSSWQAGADARISPDLLAGVSVSRSRGSFDYHGAGRSREGAASYEMKLTGLHPYLAWSVSPDLDVWGTAGHAWGRLLIVDEQAGEVHASPTTLDSGMMGVNGRILSRGATTLRLKSEWALAQMDVARDPATFDLATMNMRRLRLGTEVNREHVYASGVSLTPWGELGLRHDGGDGETGAGLELGGGLRYLNREAGLSAESYGRWLTARRGTLREWGFGALVRFAPGSGGLGPSVSLIPSWGETASGVRRLWERGATDPLLYDTPGARLEAQFEYGFTPPFEKEGVLSLYGGVSLVHEAAQDYRLGARLAVGRAVSVNLEAERREHVAAMKVHALTLRGTVHLP; via the coding sequence TTGCAGAGGCGTACTGATGCTCCTGTATCGGGGCATGAACACGAACGGTTGCCGGCGGCGCGACCCTGTCGCCGGCAGCGGGACGCACCGGCGGGTTCTCTGGCGTCCGCCGGAGTCCTCTGCGCCGCGCTGTGCGTCGCGGTGCTCGGCAGCGGAGGCGCCGCGTTTGCGCAAACCACCACCGACATCTGGACGGCGACTCTGACCGTCGGATCCTCGACTACGGACCCGGCCCTTCTCGGTTGGTCCTACTATGCGGATGAGTTCGATAACGACAACCTCACCGACCGGGATTTCCGGTATGCCGGTGATGACTGGCGGTTGTCGGACTTGACGCTATCGTCGACAGATTCGAAGCTCCTGTTGGACTTCATTCGACCCGGCACCAGTCCTGGCGTTCTGACCTCGCTGGTCTTGCACATCGGCAGAGACACCTTCGACCTGGGCCGGGTGGACAAGGACAATTATCCGGACGCCAGATTTCATTGGTTCAACACGGGCTTGAGCTGGTCCGCCGGCGACACCTACGTGGTGAAGTTGACCGAGACAACGGACTCCCACCCTGAACCGCCGACGCTGTCGATCGACGATGCCGCACCCGTGACCGAAGGCCAGCCGGCGGAGTTCACCGTACGACTGAGCGCACCGAGCGGGACGGCGGTGACGGTGTCGTACGCGACGGTGGACGGCACCGCCGCGGCCGGCTCGGACTACGCCGCTACGTCGGGGACGCTGCGCTTCGAACCGGGAGAGACGTCGCAGACGATCACGGTGACGACGCTCGACGATAGCGACTCAGAGGTGGATGAGACGTTCACGTTGACGCTGAGCGCCGCCTCGGGCGCGACAATTGCGGACGGGACCGGCGTGGGGACGATCGCCGACAACGAGCCGCCCACGCTGTCGATCGACGATGCCGCGCCGGTGACCGAAGGCGAGCCGGCGGAGTTCACCGTACGGCTGAGCAGAACGAACGGGGCGGCGGTCTCGTTGACGTACACGACAGTGGACGGCACGGCCGCGGCCGGCTGGGACTACACCGCTACGTCGGGGACGCTGCGCTTCGAACCGGGAGAGACGTCGCAGACCATCACGGTGACGACGCTCGACGATGGCGATCCGGAGGCGGATGAGACGTTCACGTTGACGCTCAGCGCCGCCTCGGGCGCGACGATTGCGGGCGGGACCGGCATGGGGACGATCACCGACAACGAGCCACCGACGCTGTCGATCGACGATGCCGCGCCGGTGACCGAAGGTGAGCCGGCGGAGTTCGCCGTACGGCTGAACAGAACGAACGGGGCCGCGGTCTCGGTGTCGTACGCGACGATGGACGACACGGCTGCGGCCGGCGCGGACTACACCGCCGCGTCGGGGATGCTCCGCTTCGAACCGGGGGAAACGTCGCAGACGATCACGGTCACGACGCTCGACGACGACGAGTCGGAGGTGGATGAGACGTTCACGTTGGCCCTGAGCGCGGCCTCGGGCGCGACGATTGCGGGCGGGACCGGCGTGGGGACGATCATCGACAACGAGCCGCCTACCCTGTCGATCGACGATGCCGCGCCGGTGACCGAGGGCGAGCCGGCGGAGTTCACGGTACGACTGAGCAAGACGAGTGAGGCTGCGGTCTCGGTGTCGTACGCGACGGTGGACGGCACGGCCGCGGCGGGCGCGGACTACACCGCCGCGTCGGGGATGCTCCGCTTCGAGCCGGGGGAAACGACCCGCGCGGTCGTCGTGACGACAGTGGTCGACGATCTGCTGGAGAGCGCCGAAGAGTTCACGGTGGAGCTGAATTCGCCGTCGGGTGCGACGATCGCGGACGCCTCGGGGACGGGCGCCATCAGCGACGACCCGGCGCGGCGCACCGAACTGGTCAGCCAGGTCATCCTGCCGGAGATGGGGCGGGCGTTGGCCTTCTCCGCGGTCAGGTGTCGCATCGATGAGGAGGTTGGGCGACGTCCCCCTCCCCGGCGCGGATCGGTGGCGCCGTGGCCCGACCTGTCGTTCCTTGCCGAGCAGCGTCCGGGCCGGCGCGACGCGACGGGGACGCGCCAACCGACACTGGAGCAGGCGTTCGACGGCTCGCTGTTCCTGACGCAATCGCAGGAAGAGGACAGTGGCGGACGTTTCGCGGCGTGGGGGTGCGCCGACTACCAGAACCTGAGCGGTGGCAGCGGCCCCGGGAGCGTCAACTGGAACGGCGACGTGTCGAGCTGGCAGGCGGGGGCCGACGCGCGGATCAGCCCCGACCTTCTGGCCGGCGTCTCCGTGTCCCGGTCGCGGGGCTCGTTCGACTACCACGGCGCTGGCCGGAGCCGGGAGGGCGCCGCCAGCTACGAGATGAAGCTGACCGGTCTCCATCCCTACCTGGCCTGGTCCGTCTCACCGGATCTGGACGTGTGGGGAACGGCCGGCCACGCCTGGGGGCGGCTCCTGATCGTGGACGAGCAGGCGGGAGAGGTCCATGCGAGCCCAACCACGCTGGACTCGGGGATGATGGGCGTGAACGGCCGCATACTGTCGCGCGGGGCGACGACGTTGAGGTTGAAGAGCGAATGGGCATTGGCGCAGATGGACGTCGCCCGCGACCCCGCGACGTTCGACCTGGCAACGATGAACATGCGGCGGCTGCGGCTGGGCACCGAAGTCAATCGCGAGCACGTGTACGCCTCCGGCGTGTCACTGACTCCCTGGGGGGAGCTGGGCCTGCGCCATGACGGGGGCGACGGGGAGACCGGCGCCGGGCTGGAACTGGGCGGCGGACTCCGCTACCTGAATCGCGAGGCTGGCCTGAGCGCGGAAAGCTACGGCCGCTGGCTCACCGCGCGCAGGGGCACGCTCCGGGAATGGGGCTTTGGCGCGCTGGTCCGTTTCGCACCCGGGAGCGGTGGCCTCGGCCCGTCGGTGAGCCTGATACCGTCCTGGGGTGAGACCGCAAGCGGCGTGCGGCGTCTGTGGGAACGCGGGGCTACCGACCCGCTGCTCTACGACACGCCGGGCGCGCGTCTGGAAGCGCAGTTCGAGTACGGCTTCACGCCGCCGTTCGAAAAGGAAGGCGTGCTCTCGCTCTACGGCGGCGTCAGCCTGGTCCACGAGGCGGCGCAGGACTACCGGCTGGGAGCCCGCCTTGCGGTGGGACGGGCCGTATCCGTGAACCTCGAGGCGGAACGCAGGGAACACGTCGCCGCCATGAAGGTCCACGCACTCACGCTGCGCGGCACCGTGCACCTCCCATAG
- a CDS encoding porin family protein, with amino-acid sequence MLIRDISRCPSRSVVVAAILALPFAAPDGASAQSDRQGFYAGLQLGVVNSTAVSSSLSGVNHPTRCDVLLYPSSVTPPVDDAACLDRTPAVIFSNEFDHSRGLAGGFMAGYRAGGVRIEMEYFHRYLGDATSPVGGADNPALQGKASEWSNDEPPYEWIGDYAAHQFFANAYYDFRNASNWTPYVGAGVGWAATGLSYYAQLVRKPAAEYLQVEFEPDWPEVAKRAAAGTASIMDTRATMTVFGYQLLAGVDYALSQRTSVGVTVRQTRFDDVHHDTPWNLVRSHAPVQADGVTPFDATMEFGGIGYQAVTVSLKYHF; translated from the coding sequence ATGCTCATTCGAGACATTTCCCGCTGCCCTTCGCGCAGCGTCGTGGTTGCCGCCATTCTTGCGTTGCCGTTTGCCGCACCGGATGGCGCGAGCGCGCAGAGCGATCGGCAGGGTTTCTACGCTGGCCTGCAGCTTGGCGTCGTGAACTCCACCGCCGTCAGCTCGTCACTTAGCGGCGTCAACCACCCGACCCGCTGCGATGTGCTCCTGTATCCGAGCTCGGTGACTCCACCCGTCGACGATGCGGCGTGCCTCGACCGCACGCCGGCGGTGATCTTCTCCAACGAGTTCGACCACTCCCGCGGTCTCGCGGGGGGCTTCATGGCGGGGTACAGGGCGGGCGGGGTGCGGATCGAGATGGAGTACTTCCACCGGTACCTGGGTGACGCCACCTCGCCAGTCGGCGGCGCCGACAATCCCGCACTCCAGGGAAAGGCGTCCGAATGGAGCAACGATGAGCCGCCGTACGAATGGATTGGAGACTACGCGGCGCACCAGTTCTTCGCCAACGCCTACTACGACTTTCGGAACGCATCGAACTGGACGCCGTACGTCGGCGCCGGCGTCGGCTGGGCCGCGACCGGGCTGAGCTACTACGCGCAGCTCGTTCGCAAGCCGGCAGCGGAGTACCTGCAGGTCGAATTCGAGCCGGACTGGCCGGAGGTCGCCAAACGCGCCGCCGCGGGCACTGCCAGCATCATGGACACGAGGGCCACCATGACCGTCTTCGGGTACCAGTTGCTGGCCGGCGTCGACTATGCGCTCAGCCAGCGAACGTCAGTCGGGGTGACAGTGCGCCAGACCAGGTTCGACGACGTGCACCACGACACGCCCTGGAACCTCGTTCGGAGCCACGCGCCGGTGCAGGCCGACGGGGTCACTCCGTTCGACGCCACCATGGAGTTCGGTGGCATTGGGTACCAGGCCGTGACCGTCAGCCTCAAGTACCACTTCTGA